One window from the genome of Rhinolophus ferrumequinum isolate MPI-CBG mRhiFer1 chromosome 22, mRhiFer1_v1.p, whole genome shotgun sequence encodes:
- the CRCT1 gene encoding cysteine-rich C-terminal protein 1 → MSSQQSAALAKGYPKGASQGSAPAPAPVPAPVPSSSSSCCGGGCCGGDSGGCCGDSGCCGDSGCCGSVSTGCCCFPRRRRRQRRSGSGCCGGGSQRSQCSGNTQSQGCCGSCCGGC, encoded by the coding sequence ATGTCCTCCCAGCAAAGCGCGGCTTTGGCCAAGGGCTATCCCAAGGGCGCTTCCCAGGGCTCCGCCCCGGCGCCCGCCCCGGTGCCCGCCCCGGTTCCCTCTTCCTCGTCCTCCTGCTGCGGCGGCGGCTGCTGCGGCGGCGACTCCGGTGGCTGCTGCGGGGACTCCGGCTGCTGCGGGGACTCCGGCTGCTGCGGCTCGGTGTCCACCGGTTGCTGCTGCTTCCCTAGGAGGCGCCGCCGGCAGCGCAGGAGCGGGAGCGGGTGCTGCGGGGGCGGCAGCCAGAGGTCGCAGTGCTCCGGCAACACCCAGAGCCAAGGCTGCTGCGGCAGCTGCTGCGGCGGCTGCTGA